GATGCCGATGAGTTCATTGCCTTTGCCGTAGACGGGGCAACTCGCTTACAGGACATGATCAATGGATTGCTGGCATATGCGCGTGTGGGAACCCGCGGTAAGCCCTTCGAACCAATAGCCAGCGAGGCAGTGCTTGAACAGGCGCTCCTCAATCTTCAGGTGGCGATTGAGGAAAGTGGTGCTGCGGTCACCCATGACCCTCTCCCTACAATTGTGGGAGATGCTGCGCAGCTTGATCGGGTGTTCCAGAACCTGATCAGTAACGCCATCAAGTTTCACGGCGAAGAACCATTGCATATACATATCTCGGCCAAACTTATGGGAAACGAATGGGTATTTTCTGCGCGTGACAACGGCCTCGGTATTGATCCGCAGTATCAAGATCGTATCTTTGGTATATTCCAGCACTTGCATGCCAGAGAAGAGTATCCCGGCATTGGTATCGGCTTGGCGATATGCAAAAGGATTGTAGAACGCCATGGTGGACGTATATGGGTAGAAGCAGAAGCAGGAGGGGGTTCAACGTTTTACTTTACAATTCCGATAAGGAGGGGGGAACGGTAATGAATGATATGGATACAGGGAAACCTATTGAGATTTTACTGGTAGAGGACAGCCCGGGCGACGTGCGCCTGACACGGGAAGCCCTCAAGGAATCCAAAGTGCGTAACAACCTTCACGTAGCAATTGATGGTGTAGAGGCCATGGCCTTTTTGCGCAGAGAGGGCAAGTATGCAAACGCACCTAAGCCGGATCTCATCCTGCTGGATTTGAACCTCCCCAAAAAAGACGGTCGCGAGGTTCTTGCCGAAATCAAATCCGATGAGCATCTGAGGTCCATTCCGGTGGTGATTTTGACTACTTCACAGGCAGAAGAAGACATCCTTAGAACTTACAATCTTCATGCGAACTGCTACATTACTAAGCCGGTTAATTTCGACCGCTTCGTCGAGGTTGTGAGGCGTATCGAAAATTTCTGGCTCACTATCGTTAAACTGCCGAGGACTGGATAAAATGGACCAGAAACCGATCAAGGTACTTCTCATAGAGGATAATCCCGGTGACGTCAGACTGATACGGGAATTGCTGAAGGAGATAGCGGGTACCCAGTTCGAACTGCAGCATGCTGACCGGCTCTCGAGAGGGCTGATATGCCTTACAGAAGGAGCTTTTGATGTACTACTACTGGACCTCGGACTCCCGGACTCTCAGGGGTTTGATACGCTCTCTGTCGTTTACGCCCAAAGACCTAAGGCCCCTATTATAGTGCTGACCGGCCTCGCCGATGAAATGGTTGGTATCGAGGCGATTCACAGGGGAGCGCAGGACTATCTTGCGAAGGGGAAAGTGAACGGCGAGCTGTTAGTGCGCACTATCCGTTATGCCATTAAGCGATATGTTCTCTTAAGACAATTGGAACAGACGACTCATGATCTTGAACAGACGGTCGAGGAATTAAGAAATGCCAACAAGAGGATCAAAGATCAACAGAAATCCGTTATTGAGGAAGAACGGCTTAAGGTATTGCTCCAGATGGCTGGGGCCACAGCACACGAGCTAAGTCAGCCACTTACAGGTCTATTGGCCGGTATCGAGTTAATGAGGCTGAAGATGGATGACCCTGAAAAGTTGGCTCAATACATGCACACGATCGAAGAGACAGGCCAGCGGATATCTCATATTGTAAGAAGGATTCAAACCATACGCCACGACGAGACGAAACCTTATGTTGGCGGAAGCTCCATTATTAATCTGTACCAGGACTTAAATATCCTTTCAGTGGAAGATGAGGATGCCATTTTTGATAAGGTACATAATAGTCTGAAAGATAGCCCCCATATCAACCTGTCCCGGGCAGGTAGTATCCTAGAGGCAATACCCATACTGAAAAATAACCGGTTTGATCTTGTTCTTTCGAACCATGTGCTCCCGGATGGAGATTCTCTCGAATTTTTGAGGGTTCTGGCTGACAAGGGGCTGGAAGTCCCTGTAGTGGTCGTTACTGCTCGGGGAAACGAGATGATCGCTACCAAGGTGATTCGCGCAGGAGCCTGCGATTACCTCCCAAGTGACAGTATTAGTAAAGGGACCCTTTCTGAAAGCATCTATACCGCCATGGAAAATTTTCGTCTCAAAAGAGAGGCAAATCTGGCTCTCCGGAAAATGGCTCAAATGGCAACCAGGGACGAATTGACCGGAGTGTACAACAGGCGATTTTTTGTCGAGGCACTGGAACGCGAGATGACAAGGGCCAAAAGGTACGGGACCGATCTGGTGATCTTAATGATAGATATGGATTACTTCAAAAGGGTCAATGATACCTATGGTCATATAGCAGGGGATATGGTCCTGCGTGAGATTGGCAAGATGCTCCTAGACAGCATGCGACAAAGCGATCTGATATGTCGTTATGGCGGTGAAGAATTTGCCGTCATTTTGCCCAATACTGATGTGGAAAAGGCAACTGTGGTAAGCGAGAGGTTCAGGGAGAGGGTTAATAAACACCAGTTTGAATATGACTCGAAAAAACTCAAGATAACTGTCAGCATAGGAATCGCTTCATTTGACAGGTCCAACGACAAACAATCTCCTACAGAGTTGGTTGACAATGCCGACCAGGCTCTTTATCAGGCAAAGAGAGAAGGTAGAAACAGGATCAAGGGCCCAATGATCTCAATCGACAAGGGAGTCGGTAAGCCGGCGTCAATTGCGACAGGCTAGACCCAATCTGACATTTCTGAATGAATCAGGTACAAGCCAGAGAACTCGAAGGAGGAGTGTCGGATAAAGTCTAACCTGTTACAAATGAGCGCGGGCAGCCTCTTGTGGAACAAGCCGCGCCCTATGCCACTCGAGTGAGAATCAGTCGAGCTTATCTCTCTGCAATGCCTCGAAGACGTCATCAGTGTCCTGTCAGGCCTGCTGACTTTCTGCCTCTCAGGACACCGCTCCGAATCCCTATGCCTACTTCCTCCGATGTAATCTCTTTTCCTGCCGCTTCCATTCCCCGCGGGCGGCTGTCCCTTAGGCTACGAGATATTTGCGGGTAACCGTAATGACGTGACCCCGCTGCAAGCAACGGGGAATGCTCTCGCTATGCATGTTCAAACGTGATAGAATAGCTATACCCGGCGCATAGATATCGGAAATATGCAGCCTGACAGAGGGAGTACGTGCAGTACGTTATCGAAGCGGAGAACCTCAGAAAGAGATTTGGCGAATTCCTGGCGGTGGACGGCGTTTCTTTTCAGGTCGTTCCGGGAGAGTGTTTCGGTATACTGGGGCCGAATGGTGCGGGAAAGACGTCAACCGTTCGGATGATTTATGGCTTTTCTCCTATAAGCAGTGGCAGCCTCAAGGTATTCGGTCTCGATATATACACAAACCTGCGGGAAATAAAGTCTCGAATCGGCGTCTGTCAGCAGGACAATAATCTGGA
This portion of the Thermodesulfobacteriota bacterium genome encodes:
- a CDS encoding diguanylate cyclase; amino-acid sequence: MDQKPIKVLLIEDNPGDVRLIRELLKEIAGTQFELQHADRLSRGLICLTEGAFDVLLLDLGLPDSQGFDTLSVVYAQRPKAPIIVLTGLADEMVGIEAIHRGAQDYLAKGKVNGELLVRTIRYAIKRYVLLRQLEQTTHDLEQTVEELRNANKRIKDQQKSVIEEERLKVLLQMAGATAHELSQPLTGLLAGIELMRLKMDDPEKLAQYMHTIEETGQRISHIVRRIQTIRHDETKPYVGGSSIINLYQDLNILSVEDEDAIFDKVHNSLKDSPHINLSRAGSILEAIPILKNNRFDLVLSNHVLPDGDSLEFLRVLADKGLEVPVVVVTARGNEMIATKVIRAGACDYLPSDSISKGTLSESIYTAMENFRLKREANLALRKMAQMATRDELTGVYNRRFFVEALEREMTRAKRYGTDLVILMIDMDYFKRVNDTYGHIAGDMVLREIGKMLLDSMRQSDLICRYGGEEFAVILPNTDVEKATVVSERFRERVNKHQFEYDSKKLKITVSIGIASFDRSNDKQSPTELVDNADQALYQAKREGRNRIKGPMISIDKGVGKPASIATG
- a CDS encoding response regulator, coding for MNDMDTGKPIEILLVEDSPGDVRLTREALKESKVRNNLHVAIDGVEAMAFLRREGKYANAPKPDLILLDLNLPKKDGREVLAEIKSDEHLRSIPVVILTTSQAEEDILRTYNLHANCYITKPVNFDRFVEVVRRIENFWLTIVKLPRTG